In a single window of the Candidatus Zixiibacteriota bacterium genome:
- a CDS encoding GAF domain-containing protein, producing MTEYLLLIVLIVSTFGFSRIRQTFFAEVPATYNKLMMGQLFWLVALFIHVCVRAGWVAEIAYLITPAAVITAEAVCLAAGAIVFGSGLYDWLTAIADTRHSAALVQSQLALMHELSASLHISVAPAERAAQIAATLTKFLDCRPALWLKLSPGGVVNSPAAAGLDTELLSRRLMPYRQLLDSANFVFVSDGLRDNACPAVVMPTGREGDDLTLALLEWDSSEFPGDRQMALLQSANRLFGMQPATGAGAPHRTLNACLAELRRELGDAELLEDKLLLIYDTLRRSLSFDLLRIAVFDPRGFQVTQYCVGKGRNLISERNKSIATHSTQLGRVFASPQLIAADDLARSNFEDDRWLSSCGVNYALTFPVLHNNLVIAAITLASESPTLPYQLGEQIAADLITTLAPAIRVDQLNHQLVTLNRQLLDLTGALRIVAQEKTPDRLLAELMSLLVHKLPATFCRLWRYDHRADTIELVGESASHDVSAQAAAVTSVPLNTARWHNAAVQHGRLIVINQREEHISMDDGEISLTTVAGVQSALIIPIVANSRVLGLLTVSELRCWERSHFSLADTLFARGMAGVMAHVLERIGDTLQVDALRRRVNQLERTQTLGEVFVDLPVRLATPLTSIMARTDHLITTVGVRDEDASTNLVAIKRQAEKIVKEVRAIQEARRGDPVGV from the coding sequence GTGACTGAATATCTGCTGCTGATTGTGCTCATCGTATCGACCTTCGGCTTCTCGCGTATCCGCCAGACGTTCTTTGCCGAGGTGCCCGCAACCTACAACAAATTGATGATGGGACAGCTCTTCTGGCTGGTTGCGCTGTTCATCCACGTCTGTGTACGCGCCGGCTGGGTGGCCGAAATTGCTTACCTGATCACACCAGCAGCCGTGATTACTGCGGAAGCAGTCTGTCTGGCGGCTGGCGCGATCGTCTTCGGTTCGGGACTCTATGACTGGCTGACCGCCATCGCGGATACGCGCCATTCCGCGGCTCTCGTGCAATCGCAACTGGCTCTGATGCACGAGCTGTCCGCCTCACTGCACATCTCCGTTGCGCCAGCCGAACGAGCCGCACAAATCGCCGCCACGCTTACAAAATTCCTCGACTGCCGACCGGCACTTTGGCTGAAGCTGTCACCCGGCGGCGTCGTCAACTCTCCTGCCGCTGCCGGCCTCGATACGGAACTCCTCTCGCGACGGCTCATGCCATACCGGCAACTCCTCGATTCCGCCAATTTCGTCTTCGTGTCGGACGGATTGCGTGATAACGCGTGTCCCGCCGTTGTCATGCCGACCGGTCGCGAAGGCGATGATCTCACCCTGGCGCTCCTGGAATGGGATAGCAGCGAATTTCCCGGGGACCGTCAGATGGCACTTCTGCAATCGGCGAATAGGCTGTTCGGCATGCAGCCGGCGACGGGCGCCGGCGCTCCCCATCGCACCCTCAATGCCTGCCTGGCAGAACTCCGCCGTGAACTGGGGGATGCCGAGTTGTTGGAGGACAAGCTGCTGCTCATCTACGATACCCTGCGGCGCTCTCTCTCGTTCGACCTGCTGCGTATCGCTGTCTTTGATCCGCGCGGATTCCAGGTGACGCAGTATTGCGTCGGCAAGGGCCGCAACCTGATCAGCGAACGCAACAAATCGATCGCAACTCACTCGACCCAGCTTGGCCGCGTCTTCGCCAGCCCACAACTCATCGCCGCCGACGACCTCGCCCGCAGCAATTTCGAAGATGACCGTTGGCTCAGTTCGTGCGGCGTCAACTACGCGCTCACTTTCCCGGTCTTGCACAACAATCTGGTTATTGCCGCGATCACACTCGCCTCCGAGTCCCCGACTTTGCCGTATCAGCTGGGCGAACAGATCGCGGCCGACCTGATTACCACCCTGGCGCCGGCGATCCGCGTCGACCAGCTGAACCATCAACTGGTGACACTCAATCGCCAACTGCTCGATCTGACCGGCGCGCTGCGCATCGTCGCTCAGGAGAAGACGCCTGATCGCCTCCTGGCCGAATTGATGTCGCTCCTGGTCCACAAGCTTCCCGCCACCTTCTGCCGACTCTGGCGCTACGACCATCGCGCCGATACGATCGAGCTGGTCGGCGAATCGGCCAGCCACGACGTCTCCGCGCAGGCCGCTGCGGTCACGAGCGTCCCGCTAAACACGGCGCGCTGGCATAATGCTGCCGTCCAGCACGGGCGGTTGATCGTGATCAATCAGCGCGAGGAACACATCAGCATGGATGACGGCGAAATCTCCCTGACCACGGTTGCCGGCGTGCAGTCGGCCCTGATTATTCCGATTGTCGCCAACAGCCGCGTCCTCGGGCTGCTGACGGTTTCGGAGTTGCGCTGTTGGGAGCGCAGCCACTTTTCACTCGCGGATACGCTGTTTGCGCGCGGTATGGCCGGTGTGATGGCGCATGTCCTCGAACGAATTGGCGATACCCTGCAGGTCGATGCTTTGCGTCGCCGCGTCAACCAATTGGAGCGGACGCAGACCCTCGGCGAGGTCTTCGTCGATCTTCCGGTCCGGCTGGCCACGCCGCTTACCTCGATCATGGCCCGGACCGATCATCTCATCACTACCGTTGGCGTGCGCGACGAGGATGCCTCGACCAATCTGGTCGCCATCAAGCGGCAAGCGGAAAAGATCGTCAAGGAAGTCCGCGCAATCCAGGAGGCACGGCGCGGCGATCCGGTCGGCGTGTAA
- the rnhC gene encoding ribonuclease HIII codes for MSDYVGGVDESGKGDYFGPLVVVAAAISVLERPLLDELNVRDSKLLSDQRALTVAARLRRDVPHALVVIMPAKYNELYARIGNLNKLLAWGHARAIENLLEKVDCSRVVSDQFAKAHVLNGALMEKGRNVEIVQRVRGEAEPAVAVASIIARAEFLDRLQRLSAEFAIALPKGGGAIVDEVGARFVRQHGDMKLADVAKTHFKNTSKIHARLGQTA; via the coding sequence TTGAGCGACTACGTTGGCGGCGTCGATGAGTCCGGCAAGGGCGACTATTTCGGCCCGCTGGTGGTGGTGGCGGCAGCGATCAGCGTCTTGGAGCGGCCGCTGCTCGATGAACTCAATGTCCGCGACTCAAAACTGCTTTCCGACCAGCGCGCGCTCACTGTGGCCGCACGGCTGCGGCGCGACGTGCCGCACGCCCTCGTCGTAATTATGCCCGCCAAGTACAACGAGCTCTACGCTCGCATCGGCAACCTTAACAAACTGCTCGCTTGGGGGCATGCCCGCGCCATCGAAAACCTGCTGGAAAAGGTCGATTGTTCCCGGGTTGTCAGCGATCAGTTTGCTAAGGCCCATGTGCTCAACGGCGCATTGATGGAGAAGGGGCGCAATGTCGAAATCGTCCAACGGGTACGCGGCGAAGCCGAGCCGGCCGTCGCGGTCGCTTCGATCATTGCCCGTGCGGAATTCCTCGACCGCCTGCAACGACTTTCAGCGGAATTTGCAATCGCACTGCCGAAAGGCGGCGGCGCCATCGTCGACGAAGTCGGCGCTCGATTCGTCCGCCAACACGGCGACATGAAACTGGCGGACGTCGCCAAAACGCACTTCAAAAACACGAGCAAGATCCATGCACGACTGGGCCAGACTGCTTGA
- the efp gene encoding elongation factor P, translated as MISTSDFRIGMKIAIEGEPYYIIDFLRSQTGRGRANVWTKLKNIKTGQVVERTFASGENFNIPDFEHKKTQYLYHSDDEYYFMDAATYDQFFLTKEQLEGYADYLKENAEYTILYFEGRPINLDMPTSVILKVIEVEPSVKGDTVSNVTKNAKVETGLDVRVPLFIKEGDMIKIDTRTGKYLERA; from the coding sequence ATGATTTCAACCAGCGATTTTCGAATCGGTATGAAGATTGCCATCGAAGGAGAACCCTATTACATCATCGACTTTCTGCGCTCGCAGACCGGCCGCGGCCGCGCCAACGTTTGGACCAAGTTGAAAAATATCAAGACCGGCCAGGTCGTGGAGCGCACCTTCGCCTCCGGAGAAAATTTCAATATCCCCGACTTCGAGCACAAGAAAACTCAGTATCTGTATCACAGCGACGACGAGTACTACTTCATGGACGCCGCTACTTACGACCAGTTCTTCCTGACCAAGGAACAATTGGAGGGCTACGCCGACTACCTCAAAGAGAATGCCGAATACACGATCCTCTACTTCGAGGGCCGGCCGATCAACCTCGACATGCCCACTTCGGTCATCCTCAAGGTGATCGAGGTCGAGCCGTCCGTTAAGGGTGATACCGTCTCGAACGTGACCAAGAACGCCAAGGTCGAAACCGGTTTGGATGTCCGCGTGCCGCTGTTCATCAAGGAAGGCGACATGATCAAGATCGATACGCGTACCGGCAAATATCTCGAGCGCGCGTAG
- a CDS encoding M6 family metalloprotease domain-containing protein, which translates to MKIRKSMLLMLGLLLIGALIASGVDAMPPHPSLLESQDRDGRPELSPLHRVCPQPTPLAGSPDGRGFGAPLRFGGAAPTATGNILCILIEFSDKAAQATAVSFDSLIFGSYQGTVKHYYNEVSYGSFDVVTVNYPSTIDWQTAPQTYAYYCNGNNGLGSYPQNTQKLFEDVIDLVDPVVNFANYDNNGDGYVDAVMLVHTGPGAELTGSDFDIWSHAWGITPKSKDGKWLSRYAIMPEYWTTVGDMTCGVFAHEMGHAYFEYPDLYDIDYTSRGVGRWSLMAGGSWNGTLGNSPAHLDAWCRLQAGFTTATNVLANQINQSIPNVEQNASGAIFRLWTNGTVGNQYFLVENRQKLGYDAQLPGAGLLIWHIDDGVNPGDNSDNSDEWYPGHTSSGHLRVAIEQADGLFELEKNLDNGDAGDPFPGTTNNTAFTSLATPNSNDYLGLGTLVSVTNISASAATMSADLAVSLIADVDDYAYDGVLPDEYALDQNWPNPFNPVTKISFDLPKTGAVTLAVYNLLGEKIETLVDCVLPAGKHSFSWRADQNGRDLASGVYFYKLNTEGASLSRKMLLLK; encoded by the coding sequence GTGAAAATCCGTAAATCGATGCTTCTGATGCTCGGCCTGTTGCTGATCGGCGCGCTGATCGCCTCCGGTGTCGACGCCATGCCGCCGCACCCCAGCTTGCTGGAGAGCCAGGATCGTGACGGACGGCCGGAGTTGTCGCCGTTGCACAGAGTGTGTCCGCAGCCGACTCCCCTGGCCGGATCGCCGGACGGGCGTGGTTTCGGCGCCCCGCTGCGGTTCGGCGGTGCAGCCCCAACAGCGACCGGCAATATTCTGTGCATCCTAATCGAGTTTTCGGACAAGGCGGCGCAGGCTACTGCGGTCTCGTTCGACAGCCTGATCTTCGGTAGTTATCAAGGCACAGTGAAGCACTATTACAATGAAGTCTCGTATGGCTCGTTCGACGTGGTGACCGTCAATTATCCGTCGACGATCGACTGGCAGACGGCACCGCAAACGTACGCTTACTACTGCAACGGCAATAACGGCCTCGGTTCCTATCCGCAGAACACGCAGAAGCTGTTCGAAGATGTGATCGATCTGGTTGATCCCGTTGTCAATTTCGCCAACTACGATAACAATGGGGACGGTTACGTTGATGCCGTGATGCTGGTGCATACCGGCCCCGGCGCGGAACTGACCGGCAGCGATTTTGATATTTGGTCGCATGCCTGGGGCATCACCCCGAAATCGAAGGACGGCAAATGGCTGTCGCGCTACGCGATAATGCCGGAGTATTGGACGACTGTCGGCGACATGACTTGCGGCGTCTTTGCACACGAAATGGGTCATGCCTATTTTGAGTACCCTGACTTGTATGACATCGATTACACGTCGCGCGGCGTCGGCCGCTGGTCGCTGATGGCGGGCGGCTCGTGGAACGGCACACTCGGCAATTCGCCGGCGCATCTGGACGCCTGGTGCCGACTGCAGGCCGGCTTCACGACGGCCACCAACGTGCTGGCCAACCAGATCAACCAATCGATCCCGAATGTCGAGCAGAACGCCTCCGGCGCTATTTTCCGGCTCTGGACCAACGGCACGGTCGGGAATCAGTATTTCCTCGTGGAGAATCGGCAGAAACTCGGTTACGACGCACAACTGCCGGGCGCGGGGCTGTTGATCTGGCATATTGACGATGGCGTAAATCCGGGTGACAACAGCGACAACTCCGACGAGTGGTATCCGGGGCACACCAGTTCCGGGCATCTCCGCGTAGCGATCGAACAGGCGGACGGGCTCTTCGAACTTGAGAAGAACCTCGACAACGGTGATGCCGGCGATCCCTTCCCGGGAACTACGAATAACACGGCGTTCACCAGTCTGGCGACCCCCAATTCCAACGACTATTTGGGTCTCGGGACGCTGGTCTCGGTGACCAACATCTCGGCATCGGCCGCGACGATGAGCGCCGATCTGGCGGTGAGCTTGATCGCCGATGTCGATGACTATGCCTACGACGGCGTATTGCCGGATGAGTATGCGCTCGACCAGAATTGGCCGAATCCGTTCAATCCCGTCACCAAGATCTCATTTGATTTGCCGAAGACCGGCGCAGTGACGCTGGCGGTCTACAATCTGCTGGGTGAAAAGATTGAGACGTTAGTGGACTGCGTGCTGCCGGCGGGCAAGCACTCGTTTAGTTGGCGGGCCGATCAGAACGGGCGCGACCTGGCTTCAGGTGTGTACTTCTACAAGTTAAATACCGAAGGCGCTTCGTTAAGCCGCAAGATGCTGCTGCTGAAGTAA
- a CDS encoding zinc-ribbon domain-containing protein, translating into MDKHYRVKILICVDCKEEFAFTESAQEYFAEKGFTEDPKRCRTCYAEYKRKGRGNGGNGKSNGGFPPDFDPDLPPIGDIGNGSIGPGGGEPLTPM; encoded by the coding sequence ATGGACAAACATTATCGGGTGAAAATCCTGATTTGCGTCGACTGCAAAGAGGAATTCGCCTTTACCGAGAGCGCTCAAGAATATTTCGCCGAGAAGGGTTTTACCGAAGACCCGAAACGATGCCGGACTTGTTACGCCGAGTACAAGCGGAAGGGCCGGGGAAATGGCGGTAATGGGAAGTCCAACGGCGGCTTTCCACCCGACTTCGATCCCGATCTTCCTCCGATTGGCGATATCGGGAACGGCTCCATCGGTCCGGGTGGCGGTGAACCTCTCACGCCAATGTAG